The following coding sequences are from one Beggiatoa alba B18LD window:
- the atpD gene encoding F0F1 ATP synthase subunit beta yields MSSGKIVQIIGAVIDVEFPSDSVPKVYDALLVEDANLTLEVQQQLGDGVVRTIAMGTTDGMCRELTVKNTGAPISVPVGQKTLGRIMDVLGTPIDEKGPIGEEQRWGIHRKAPRYEDLSASTELLETGIKVIDLVCPFAKGGKVGLFGGAGVGKTVNMMELIRNIAIEHSGYSVFAGVGERTREGNDFYHEMSEGGVLDKVSLVYGQMNEPPGNRLRVALSGLTMAEFFRDEGRDVLLFIDNIYRYTLAGTEVSALLGRMPSAVGYQPTLAEEMGALQERITSTKTGSITSIQAVYVPADDLTDPSPATTFAHLDATVVLSRQIAELGIYPAVDPLDSTSRQLDPLVVGQEHYETARAVQGTLQRYKELKDIIAILGMDELSEEDKLTVARARKIQRFLSQPFFVAEVFTGSPGKYVSLKDTISGFKAIVSGEYDHLPEQAFYMVGSIDEAVEKAKKL; encoded by the coding sequence ATGAGTTCAGGCAAAATAGTGCAAATCATTGGCGCGGTGATCGATGTCGAGTTTCCTAGCGACTCCGTTCCCAAAGTCTATGATGCCTTATTGGTGGAAGACGCTAATTTAACATTAGAAGTTCAACAACAATTAGGCGATGGCGTAGTTCGGACTATTGCCATGGGTACAACCGACGGGATGTGCCGTGAATTAACCGTCAAAAACACAGGTGCACCAATTAGCGTGCCTGTTGGTCAAAAAACCTTAGGTCGCATTATGGATGTCTTAGGGACTCCCATTGATGAAAAAGGGCCTATTGGGGAAGAACAACGTTGGGGTATTCATCGTAAAGCCCCGCGTTATGAAGACTTATCTGCTAGTACCGAACTATTAGAAACAGGGATTAAAGTGATTGACTTAGTTTGCCCCTTCGCAAAAGGGGGTAAAGTTGGTCTGTTCGGCGGTGCTGGGGTTGGTAAAACTGTGAACATGATGGAATTAATCCGTAACATCGCTATTGAGCATAGCGGTTATTCCGTGTTCGCAGGGGTTGGTGAGCGGACTCGTGAAGGGAACGACTTCTACCATGAAATGAGCGAAGGCGGCGTGTTAGATAAAGTCTCTCTCGTTTATGGTCAAATGAATGAACCCCCAGGAAACCGCTTACGGGTTGCCTTATCAGGCTTAACCATGGCGGAATTTTTCCGTGATGAAGGGCGTGACGTGTTGTTATTCATCGATAACATTTATCGTTACACCCTCGCAGGAACAGAAGTCTCTGCATTATTAGGTCGTATGCCTTCCGCAGTAGGTTATCAACCAACCCTCGCAGAAGAAATGGGCGCGTTACAAGAGCGGATTACCTCTACTAAAACAGGTTCTATTACCTCTATTCAAGCGGTATATGTGCCTGCTGACGACTTAACTGACCCATCACCTGCAACAACCTTCGCGCACTTAGACGCAACCGTCGTGTTATCACGTCAAATTGCTGAATTAGGGATTTATCCTGCGGTTGACCCCTTAGATTCTACCAGCCGTCAGTTAGATCCTTTAGTTGTTGGTCAAGAGCATTATGAAACAGCACGTGCAGTGCAAGGGACTTTACAACGTTATAAAGAGTTGAAAGACATCATTGCAATTTTAGGGATGGATGAGCTATCTGAAGAAGATAAATTAACCGTTGCCCGTGCACGTAAAATTCAACGTTTCTTATCTCAACCCTTCTTCGTGGCTGAAGTCTTTACGGGTAGCCCTGGTAAATACGTCTCCTTAAAAGATACCATCAGCGGTTTTAAAGCAATCGTCAGTGGCGAATATGATCACTTACCAGAACAAGCATTCTACATGGTAGGTTCTATTGACGAAGCTGTTGAAAAAGCTAAAAAACTATAA
- the atpG gene encoding F0F1 ATP synthase subunit gamma, whose translation MAGSKEIRNKIKSIKNTQKITRAMEMVAASKMRKAQDRMRKSRPYTEKIRSVIGHLAQAHPDYKHPFMVERPAKRIGVVVVSSDRGLCGGLNTNLFKATLSALKKWQAEGVEIDVCPIGNKGSGFFKRIGSNIVAQATHLGDTPSLEDLIGLVKVMLDAYNSGTIDRLYVIYNRFVNTMTQAPQVQQLLPIHAGEGDKLERYSWDYLYEPSAPEVVDALLMRYIESLVYQGVVENIACEQAARMVAMKSASDNAGNLINELQLVYNKARQAAITQEISEIVAGAAAV comes from the coding sequence ATGGCAGGTAGCAAAGAGATACGCAATAAGATTAAGAGTATTAAAAATACGCAAAAAATTACCCGCGCAATGGAAATGGTTGCTGCCAGTAAGATGCGTAAAGCACAGGATAGAATGCGTAAATCTCGTCCTTACACAGAAAAAATTCGTTCTGTGATTGGGCACTTAGCGCAAGCACATCCTGACTATAAGCATCCTTTTATGGTTGAGCGTCCTGCGAAGCGTATTGGTGTGGTGGTTGTGTCCTCTGATAGAGGATTGTGCGGTGGTTTAAATACCAATTTATTTAAAGCAACTTTATCCGCCCTGAAAAAATGGCAAGCTGAAGGCGTAGAAATTGATGTATGTCCTATCGGCAATAAAGGGAGTGGCTTTTTTAAACGGATTGGTAGCAATATCGTTGCACAAGCAACCCATTTAGGGGATACCCCCTCTCTGGAAGATTTAATTGGCTTAGTAAAAGTCATGTTGGATGCCTATAACAGTGGCACAATAGATCGTCTCTATGTCATCTATAACCGTTTTGTAAATACCATGACTCAAGCCCCTCAAGTGCAACAATTGTTGCCAATCCATGCAGGAGAAGGGGATAAGTTAGAACGGTATAGTTGGGATTATCTATATGAGCCTAGCGCGCCCGAAGTTGTGGACGCACTGTTAATGCGTTATATCGAATCGCTCGTTTATCAAGGTGTGGTAGAAAACATCGCATGTGAACAAGCAGCACGGATGGTTGCGATGAAGAGCGCGTCCGATAACGCGGGTAACTTAATTAACGAACTCCAACTGGTTTACAACAAAGCCCGTCAAGCCGCCATTACCCAAGAAATTTCCGAAATTGTGGCAGGTGCCGCTGCGGTTTAG
- the atpA gene encoding F0F1 ATP synthase subunit alpha has protein sequence MQLNPSEISDLIKQKIQSYNLATEGRSEGTIVSITDGIVRIHGLANAVYGEMLEFPGGSYGMALNLERDSVGAVVLGAYEHLSEGDTVKCTGRVLEVPVGPELLGRVVNSLGQPLDGKGPINATLSSPIERIAPGVISRQSVSQPVQTGLKAIDAMVPVGRGQRELIIGDRQTGKTAVAVDAIINQKGTGIKCVYVAIGQKASSIANVVRKLEEHGALEHTIVVAASASDPAALQFIAPYAGCAMGEYFRDRGEDALIVYDDLTKQAWAYRQVSLLLRRPPGREAYPGDVFYLHSRLLERAARLNADYVEKITNGEVKGKTGSLTALPIIETQAGDVSAFVPTNVISITDGQIYLETDLFNSGIRPAINAGLSVSRVGGAAQTKIIKKLGGGVRLSLAQFRELAAFAQFASDLDDSTRKQIERGQRVTELMKQKQYSPLSVAEMAISLYAANEGYLDDVPVKKVVDFEKSLHIYMKNNHAKLLADINATGDYTDSTATSFKAALQDFKANHTW, from the coding sequence ATGCAGCTTAATCCCTCTGAAATCAGTGATCTGATTAAACAAAAAATTCAAAGCTACAACCTCGCAACCGAAGGTCGTAGTGAAGGTACTATCGTCAGCATTACCGACGGGATCGTGCGTATTCACGGTCTTGCAAATGCTGTGTATGGTGAAATGTTAGAGTTTCCCGGTGGTTCTTACGGGATGGCATTGAACCTTGAGCGTGATTCCGTTGGTGCAGTGGTGTTAGGGGCTTATGAACATTTGTCCGAAGGTGACACCGTAAAATGTACTGGTCGCGTGTTAGAAGTTCCTGTTGGTCCTGAGTTATTAGGTCGGGTTGTCAACTCTTTAGGTCAACCTTTAGATGGTAAAGGGCCTATTAATGCCACATTAAGCTCTCCGATTGAGCGTATTGCCCCTGGTGTTATTAGCCGTCAATCTGTTAGCCAACCTGTACAAACAGGGTTAAAAGCAATTGACGCGATGGTGCCTGTTGGACGTGGACAACGTGAGTTAATCATTGGTGACCGTCAAACTGGTAAAACAGCTGTTGCGGTTGATGCCATCATCAACCAAAAAGGCACTGGCATTAAGTGCGTTTATGTCGCAATTGGACAAAAAGCCTCTTCTATTGCCAACGTTGTCCGTAAGTTAGAAGAGCATGGCGCATTAGAACACACCATCGTTGTTGCTGCTTCTGCCTCTGATCCCGCTGCATTACAGTTCATTGCCCCTTATGCTGGTTGTGCAATGGGTGAATACTTCCGCGATCGTGGTGAAGATGCACTAATTGTTTATGACGACTTAACCAAACAAGCTTGGGCATATCGTCAAGTTTCTCTGTTATTACGTCGTCCTCCAGGACGTGAAGCCTATCCTGGTGATGTATTCTACTTGCACTCTCGTTTGCTTGAACGTGCAGCACGCTTAAACGCAGATTATGTTGAAAAAATCACCAATGGTGAAGTGAAAGGCAAAACAGGTTCTTTAACGGCTTTACCTATCATTGAAACCCAAGCTGGTGACGTATCTGCCTTCGTTCCTACCAACGTTATTTCTATTACTGACGGACAAATTTACTTAGAGACAGATTTATTTAACTCTGGTATTCGTCCTGCAATTAACGCTGGTTTGTCTGTGTCCCGCGTCGGTGGTGCTGCACAAACCAAGATTATTAAGAAATTAGGTGGTGGGGTTCGTTTAAGCCTCGCACAATTCCGTGAGTTAGCCGCCTTCGCACAATTCGCTTCCGACTTAGATGACAGTACTCGTAAGCAAATTGAACGTGGTCAACGTGTCACAGAATTAATGAAGCAAAAACAATACTCTCCCTTGAGTGTTGCGGAAATGGCGATTTCTTTGTATGCCGCGAATGAAGGCTACTTAGATGATGTGCCCGTGAAGAAAGTGGTCGATTTTGAAAAATCCTTGCATATCTATATGAAAAATAATCATGCTAAATTATTAGCTGATATTAATGCAACGGGTGATTACACCGACAGCACTGCCACGAGTTTCAAAGCCGCTTTACAAGACTTCAAGGCTAATCATACGTGGTAA
- a CDS encoding F0F1 ATP synthase subunit delta has product MAEFATLARPYAEAVLGLAKASGDFTQWSDDLRLLTMIVKDSAIAVVIANPRIEKSVLTNLLLDICADKIGSEAQNLVKVLIDNNRLSIVPYIAQEYEMLKAQQQGYETVELTSAFPVTEPQEQELSATLQKRLGKTVNISVKTDESLMGGWLVRVGDQVIDASIKGRLQQLATELRR; this is encoded by the coding sequence ATGGCAGAATTTGCAACTCTAGCACGTCCTTACGCGGAAGCAGTGCTTGGTCTTGCCAAAGCGTCAGGTGATTTTACCCAATGGTCTGACGATTTGCGCTTGTTGACTATGATAGTTAAGGATTCTGCAATTGCAGTGGTCATTGCCAACCCACGCATCGAAAAGTCCGTTTTAACAAACTTGTTGTTGGATATTTGTGCAGACAAGATTGGAAGTGAAGCTCAAAACTTAGTTAAAGTTTTGATCGACAACAACCGCTTGTCTATTGTGCCTTATATTGCACAAGAGTATGAAATGCTCAAAGCCCAACAACAAGGTTATGAAACGGTGGAGTTAACCTCCGCTTTCCCCGTTACCGAACCCCAAGAACAAGAACTGTCTGCAACCTTACAAAAACGGTTAGGCAAAACAGTGAATATCAGCGTAAAAACTGATGAATCCTTAATGGGGGGATGGTTAGTGCGTGTGGGTGATCAAGTTATCGATGCCTCTATTAAGGGTCGTCTGCAACAATTAGCCACTGAATTGCGTCGTTAA
- a CDS encoding F0F1 ATP synthase subunit B: MSITATLFGQIITFGVLVWFVMRYLWNPMLQMLEQRNTQIADGLASAERGKHELELAAQRAAERLREAKQQAADIVANANKQADLLVEEAKEKARLEGLRQLEAAQAEIEQERSRAREQLREEVVSLSIACAEKVLAREINAANHSEFIAQMIKQL, from the coding sequence ATGAGTATTACAGCGACCCTCTTTGGACAGATAATCACGTTTGGCGTACTCGTCTGGTTCGTGATGCGTTATTTATGGAATCCCATGCTTCAAATGCTTGAGCAAAGAAATACGCAAATAGCAGATGGTCTGGCTTCCGCAGAACGCGGTAAACACGAATTAGAGTTAGCTGCACAACGTGCTGCAGAACGTCTTCGCGAAGCGAAGCAACAAGCAGCAGATATTGTGGCTAATGCGAATAAACAAGCTGATTTACTTGTTGAAGAGGCTAAGGAAAAGGCACGTTTAGAAGGTCTGCGTCAACTTGAAGCCGCACAGGCTGAAATTGAGCAAGAAAGAAGTCGTGCTCGTGAACAATTGCGTGAAGAAGTTGTGAGTTTGTCCATTGCATGTGCTGAAAAAGTCTTAGCCCGTGAAATCAATGCAGCAAATCACAGCGAATTCATTGCTCAAATGATTAAACAGCTATAG
- the atpE gene encoding F0F1 ATP synthase subunit C: protein MNADIIAQIGSVYANTVLVVGFILAAGVFASAFGWAIICSKYLEGIARQPEMRAQLIGQMLFSGGLMEAFPMIGLGIAMFFTFANPFAASLKAAIGG from the coding sequence ATGAATGCTGACATCATCGCTCAAATTGGTTCTGTTTATGCCAACACAGTGTTAGTCGTCGGTTTTATTCTGGCTGCAGGTGTGTTCGCTTCTGCATTCGGTTGGGCAATTATTTGTTCTAAATACTTAGAAGGTATCGCTCGCCAACCCGAAATGAGAGCACAATTAATCGGTCAAATGTTATTCAGTGGTGGTTTGATGGAAGCATTCCCCATGATCGGTTTAGGTATCGCCATGTTCTTCACCTTCGCAAATCCGTTTGCTGCTTCCTTAAAAGCTGCAATTGGTGGTTAA
- the atpB gene encoding F0F1 ATP synthase subunit A produces the protein MSTESHGGPSSPVEYITHHLTNLSVGDGFWTVNIDSLFWAIAMALLLGLVGKKVGDSLSLDKPSKLQSFLEVVVEFVNTQVKESFSSYNPLIGPLAFTIFCWIFMMNTLDLIPVDLVPLIASFVGIPYMKIVPTTDLSITFAMSFSIFALIMYFNFKVKGPIGFAKMFLFHPFSAHNPVVKVILMPFNILMTCIEELAKPVSMGLRLFGNMFAGELIFVLIALLPFWIQWVPGGLWAIFHIVVITLQAFIFMLLTIVYLSIAHQTLDDH, from the coding sequence GTGAGTACAGAAAGTCATGGTGGACCTAGCAGTCCCGTTGAATATATTACCCACCACTTAACTAACTTGAGTGTTGGTGATGGATTTTGGACAGTTAATATCGATAGCTTATTCTGGGCTATTGCAATGGCTCTCCTGTTAGGATTGGTTGGTAAAAAAGTTGGAGATAGCTTAAGTTTAGATAAACCTTCTAAATTACAATCCTTTTTAGAAGTTGTTGTCGAGTTTGTTAATACACAAGTCAAAGAATCCTTTAGTAGTTATAATCCTCTTATTGGTCCTTTAGCATTCACAATATTCTGCTGGATATTCATGATGAATACATTGGACTTAATCCCCGTCGATTTAGTGCCCTTGATTGCATCCTTTGTAGGCATCCCCTACATGAAAATCGTACCTACAACAGATTTATCCATCACGTTTGCGATGTCCTTCAGTATCTTTGCCTTAATTATGTATTTTAATTTCAAGGTAAAAGGGCCAATCGGTTTCGCTAAAATGTTTCTGTTCCATCCCTTCAGTGCTCATAATCCCGTTGTTAAAGTTATCCTCATGCCGTTTAACATCTTAATGACCTGCATTGAAGAATTGGCTAAACCAGTCAGTATGGGCTTACGTCTCTTTGGTAACATGTTTGCGGGCGAATTAATTTTCGTATTAATCGCACTGTTACCTTTCTGGATTCAATGGGTACCTGGTGGTTTATGGGCAATATTCCACATCGTTGTTATCACACTACAAGCCTTTATTTTCATGTTGCTGACTATCGTTTACTTAAGTATTGCTCATCAAACATTGGATGATCATTAA
- a CDS encoding ATP synthase subunit I, whose translation MNQQVSPEHPPLSDTGVRKILRIQSLLIAGMTLVFYFGFGQAEAQAALYGGFIVLFNVWITQRRLQTALELAKVAPGKEIAAFYVGAIQRFVATVIFFGLGMGWLHLPPIPMLITFAVAQSGYALGHLVRSKPIS comes from the coding sequence ATGAATCAACAAGTGTCCCCTGAACACCCACCGTTAAGCGATACGGGTGTGCGGAAAATTTTGCGTATTCAATCCCTGCTCATTGCAGGCATGACACTTGTTTTTTATTTTGGCTTCGGACAAGCAGAAGCGCAAGCTGCCCTTTATGGTGGCTTTATCGTATTGTTCAATGTATGGATAACTCAGCGTCGGCTACAAACAGCACTAGAACTTGCTAAAGTAGCCCCTGGAAAAGAAATTGCCGCATTTTATGTTGGTGCAATTCAACGCTTTGTTGCAACAGTTATTTTTTTTGGTTTGGGAATGGGATGGTTACATCTTCCACCTATTCCTATGCTCATTACGTTTGCTGTTGCACAATCAGGTTATGCCCTTGGACATCTTGTTCGCTCAAAACCGATTTCTTAA
- a CDS encoding alpha/beta fold hydrolase: MECIINGQPTFIAIQSSINPHAHTIIFIHGAAMDHSIWTLPRRYFTRHGYNALAIDLPAHGRSEGQALTCIEAQADWLITCLDELGLKKATFIGHSMGSLIALDLAGRYPNRVDALALLGTAIPMPVSDTLLQAAEKNQHDAYDLINLFGHCRRSQLGGNAISGMWSIGSTVRLLERARPHVLHTDFLACHHYHTGLEQAQRVTCPTLLIVGKQDSMTSPKAAQTLAKYIPQAQIVLVDNCGHFMLSEQPEAVLLALQTMMSKIVCT; this comes from the coding sequence ATGGAATGTATTATTAATGGTCAGCCTACATTTATTGCAATACAATCAAGCATTAATCCCCATGCCCACACCATTATTTTTATCCATGGTGCCGCGATGGATCATAGTATTTGGACATTACCCCGTCGTTATTTCACTCGTCATGGCTATAATGCGTTAGCAATAGATTTACCTGCACATGGACGGTCTGAAGGACAAGCGTTAACCTGTATTGAAGCACAAGCAGATTGGTTAATAACTTGTTTAGATGAATTAGGACTGAAAAAAGCAACCTTTATTGGGCATAGTATGGGCTCTCTGATTGCGCTAGACCTTGCAGGACGATATCCCAATCGTGTTGACGCGCTAGCATTATTAGGGACTGCTATCCCTATGCCTGTTAGTGATACGCTATTACAGGCGGCTGAGAAAAATCAACATGATGCCTATGACTTAATTAATCTCTTTGGACATTGTCGTCGCTCACAATTAGGGGGTAATGCGATATCGGGAATGTGGTCTATTGGTAGCACTGTGCGTCTATTAGAAAGAGCACGTCCTCATGTATTACATACAGATTTCCTTGCTTGTCACCACTATCATACGGGGCTGGAACAAGCGCAACGTGTTACTTGTCCAACACTGCTAATTGTTGGTAAACAAGATAGTATGACCTCTCCTAAAGCAGCTCAAACACTCGCTAAGTACATTCCACAAGCACAAATTGTGTTAGTAGATAATTGTGGGCATTTTATGTTGAGTGAACAACCTGAAGCCGTATTACTTGCATTACAGACCATGATGTCAAAGATAGTCTGTACATAA